TCGATACTGTGTTCTCTGAGGTAAATAATACTCCGGAAAAGTGACTTGCTTTTTCTGAAAATTAAATTGACAACCTTATCTGATGCAATTCTTTATAATGTATATTTACCTTTCACTCTATGCAAACCAATAAAAATGGCTTCACTTCCATTTACATGTCTTAGTAAGCTTGATTAGTATGGAATCAGAATCAGAAATAgtgtattttttcctttttgaaagGTTAGTATGCCAGAAATACTTGACCAATGTCATCGATACAAAAGAAGTGTTCCCttcgttttaatttgtttgtcttactttgcATTTTAAtctgtttaaaaaagaatgtctcttttcttgttttggcaactctttaatttcaatttttcaccTGACATGTTTAAGGTCACAAGATCAAatgacattttggtacattctacgacatttttagtttaagaccacaaacTTCAAAAGTCTTCTTGACTTTTTTGAATTCTGTGTCAAGTTAAaacaagacaaataaattaaaacaaagagAGTACTATAGTGAGGGCCAATTTTAATCCCAGAAGCTAGTCTAGTAGAAACTGACATCATCAGAGTATAATCCCTCGAAGGAATTTACAACATGTTGTTGTGATATCTCATTTGTTCTGTCAAAAACCAAGAAAACAGATAAAATCACTGGAACTTCCAAACATGAAAAAGGGAAGTACAAAGCTACAAGGTCTCATCACTCATGTTTCAAATTCCAATTTGTCCGAGCCCTGATAGACCTGACAAAATTATTTGGTTCCTAATTTGTGGTGGAGATAACCCATATTCCGACGGAAATTGGTTCGGACATCACGATACAAAAAAGTGATGGATCCTCTGattattatttcataaaattctgCAGCGTATGGTTTAGGTGGATGAGAAAAAATTACCTCGCAACAATTTAGATAgataaaaagaaatcaactagCTCGCCTAATTGTAACAGAGAGTGCTCCACACCTACTTGATTTGCAGCTTGCCTAATTGCTACTCTCCTTAGGTCATACCATACCTATTGGTGAAATCAAAGTAAATTTGGAAAAGGCTTTTTAATTATCgatatgttttttctttttcactaaCTAAGAGAAAAGTCCtaaaatacaaagagaaaaaagagaaaaatatcgatccttttatttttcttttcagaaTTAGTGTTGATAGAATTTTTTTCGAGAATTAATATTGATAGGTTTTTTTTCCCTTGTGTATTTAAGAAAAGACTtctaaaaaatatgataagagGAATATATCAGcgtttttttttggttgttgaaaaaaataattctacaaTATATGATAGGAGTAACAAAAGAGGAAACTATtgatagttttttttcttttcttttctttttcggAATTAATATTAACATTGAAGCACCTTATATGTTTAGGAGtctttttaatagaaaaaacaaAGCAAACAAAGAAACTCACATTAAGTAAGCATTGAAGCACTTCATGTTTAGgagtctttttttttgttattaaattCTAACCAATTTAATATTGAACTCCAAATTATCATTATAtcttaaacaaataaatatttctttttggcTTATGTCTTGAATTTCAAATGTTTTTTAAAGTTATgcattatattaaaaattttatcaCTTCTAAATATAACTTTGATAATAATCGTTAAATTACACGtgcaaaatatgtatattaaatcaATTCATATTAAAAAGCAACGAGGTGCAATCCTAATTGTATATTCATTTTATATACTATAACATTTCCTTAAGCATATTTATATAGatatgaattaaaatttaaaataaaataacatccAATAAtcctaatcaaaataaaattcatctAGCAGAGTCCGACGAAAATTCGATGTGCACCCCAAACTTGATTACTATTTTGGCTACTTGTTCCAAGGAAATTTAATGGTTATGTAACAAATCAGGCCGGGTAGGTAAAAATTGGCAGGAAACATTAATTTCTCTGTAAATGCGCTTATCCCTCTAAACTTGCTGGCGGACCTCAACCTTCACCTCGATCCCATCGACCCAAAAAAATCAACTCTCTCCTTCACTCTAATCTAAAGAAGAActcaactctctctctctctctctctctctgttcaGGGAAGAAAAAGagttaattaattgatttggGATCAAACAATGTTGTGTCAGGGGACGTTTCAGGCTTGCAATGTTGCCATTGGAGATCATAATCAGTGTTCCAAGAGATTATTCAATTCGGTTTCAATTGGGTGTAGAAAATcgtttgttttttcttcttcttcttcttcttcttcttcggttGGGGCAAGGTCAGGTCCGGTTTTGGCTGTAGCTACTAACGAGACTAAGAGTAAGCAGATTGCGTATGACCCAAGTCTTGCAGATCGATTGAGGTTGGGGACTATGTCGGAGGATGGAATGTCGTATAAGGAGAAGTTCATTGTTAGGTGCTATGAGGTTGGAATTAACAAAACTGTAACTGTTGAAACCATCGCCAATCTCTTGCAggtctgatttttttttttcgtgtgtgttaatcgATTCTTTCACTGAATATTAGCTTTTGATTTGTCAATGCAAGTGTATTTCTCGAAAGAATATTAGCTTTTGATTTGTCAATGCAAGTATATTTCTCGAAATCATCGCTAATCTTTAGCTGGTTTACTGTTATTACAAGATTGATGTATTTTTGGGCTTTTTGGTTGATCAATTCTTGATTTGTCAATGCATGTCTGTTTCTCGAAAGCATCGCCAATCTATTGAAGGTCCAACTTTATTAAAAGATTGATTCTTTTGTGTTACTTAACTCTTTCACTGAATATAAGCTATTGATTTGTCAAtgtgtgtttttttttaaaatttttttggaaactggtaacatttctttttttaaaacttttcttCGAGATGGAATGAGTATGAAGTTTTGGGGAATTATTTTTGCTTGCTTTACTCTATGGTAGTACTCCCTcggtttcaatttgtttgtgtGGGTTTGACTTTGACTTACACGGactttaagaaagtaaagacaCGATTCTCTTTTGAAACATACTAATAAggaaaataagacaaacaaattaaaatggagaGAGTATAATTATATTTTGGTTATTTATGATTATACGGGCATTAATATATCTAAACTCTGTGATGTAGGAGGTTGGGTGCAACCATGCTCAAAGTGTTGGATTTTCAACTGATGGATTTGCAACTACCCATTCCATGAGAAAATTACATCTTATATGGGTTACTGCTCGCATGTACATTGAGATCTATAAGTACCCTGCTTGGTAATCCTTTTATACCTTTGCAAGTGTTCACTACACTGGTTTATTTGACAAGGCTGTTGAAGCCATGGTTAATGTTGTCTGTGGTATGGAACAGGAGTGATGTTGTTGAAATAGAGACTTGGTGCCAAAGTGAAGGCAGGATTGGGACTAGACGTGATTGGATTCTCAAAGACTGTGCTACTGGTGAAGTCATTGGAAGAGCAACCAGGTGAAGAATTTAAGTATAAACTCCATATATAGACTTAATAGATGAATATAGGTAGCACTAAAAGAGATTATATTCTTGTTTAATGCACATTTCCAAGTGGACATGTATACTTCTAGGCATGCAGTATTCCGGGCTTTAAGTATATTTGTTGCAAATACTTAACCTAGTTGATACATATTGTTTTCCTGTGAATTGCTTATCGTTTACGTATATCCTCCCTCACAAGTGTGGTCTAGTAGTTTCATGCCACTTGGTTAATAAATACATTTCCCGCAAAGGCAGCTTTTGGAACAAATGAATATTCCTTTTGTAAGTTACTGCATAAAGCTAAAAGGACCTCCATGGAGTGTTTTGCATATAAATCAACCTGAGTCAATATATTTTCTTTGTGGAGAAGTTTGTAATTTGGCAGTGTTAATGATTTTCTCGAGTATCAAGGTCACAGATCCCACCTTCTGACAATCTATAAATCCTTTTTTTTCCCTATATTGCTTGTCGAGTTATTCTACAAAACTTAAATTAGGATGTTATGATATCTGATTGCAGCAAGTGGCTCATGATGAACCAGGACACAAGACGGCTTCAAAAGGTCACTGATGAAGTTCGTGATGAGCTGGAGACCTATTTTCCAAAAGAACTGAGGTAAACTTAGGTtcctcttttttcatttttcttgtttCCCTTCCCTTTCCTGGAACTTATAATTTCCTTTAAGTGAGTTAAGCATTCTTGTAAAAAATAACTGTATTGCGAAACTGTTCATTGAACTTCTTGAAATTATTGTACACCGGTTTGAATGGTGTTAACTGGGTACATGATTCTTGGTGCTGGTAGATGAAAATGTAGCTGTTAAATACTATCATAAGTTGCACATATATCTAACACTCAAATGGTTTGAATCTCAAAGTCATTACAGAGTCTCCATTATTACATCTATTTCTTGGTATTTGATGAGTATTTTGTATCTTAGACTGATTGATGGATTAACACTTACATTGATGGTGTAGAAAATGGAACTCCCcacacaaaaaagaaaagaaaaagaaagatgactCAGATCGATTTGACTCCCTTGAAAAATTATTGAGTAGATATACGAATTGcaggtttttttttttgcatgttGGTTCTTTGAAACAGTTCAGGTCATGTTAATAAGAAAAGTTTGATATTTTTACTGAGGAGGTCTATGGTTCGAGTCCTATGTCCCTATAAAAATGTATCAGGTAATCGGCCTAGTAATCCACATACATGATAAAAGAGCATTCTAGCTTTAGTGTACTTTGTTCCACTTAATCCCTCTTTCATGGTCACATATCTTTCCGGCTAAGGAATGGGAAATATTTCTCCTGTTACATGAATCCAATTGTTCAAAATATTCCTTCATACCATTATCAAaagtatcatcaataaaaacttaTCCTTCGAAGTATCATAATT
This Solanum dulcamara chromosome 8, daSolDulc1.2, whole genome shotgun sequence DNA region includes the following protein-coding sequences:
- the LOC129898765 gene encoding oleoyl-acyl carrier protein thioesterase, chloroplastic-like, translating into MLCQGTFQACNVAIGDHNQCSKRLFNSVSIGCRKSFVFSSSSSSSSSVGARSGPVLAVATNETKSKQIAYDPSLADRLRLGTMSEDGMSYKEKFIVRCYEVGINKTVTVETIANLLQEVGCNHAQSVGFSTDGFATTHSMRKLHLIWVTARMYIEIYKYPAWSDVVEIETWCQSEGRIGTRRDWILKDCATGEVIGRATSKWLMMNQDTRRLQKVTDEVRDELETYFPKELRLAFPEENNGSLKKIAKLEDPADYSKLGMVPRRADLDMNQHVNNVTYIGWVLESMPQEIIDTHELETITIDYRRECQHDDVVDSLTSVEPIEDADALESHGANGSATAPKDVNKSFLHLLRLSSDGLEINRCRTEWRKKSSRI